The genomic segment ctttaTCAGAGGCTTAACATCTCTGTATTGCCAAAATAGTTTTTTCAcgcatttcttatttttttttctctctttccggtGTGCTCTGGAGTGTTATGGAGTTACAATTGTAATGAAACTCGAGgactgttttctcttctttttatttatttattttttatttatttttttttatctagttaGTGTGTTGATTACTTATATAATCAAAGAAGAAAACTATTGAAACACAAAAACAGAAGACAAAGTAGCTACAATCCATACTTAAATACGTAACTATAAgatgaacgtaaaaaaaaaaaatcaattatcatctttgtttttttcccgaTTTCTCTGCATCATCATTTtcaatgaacataaaaaaaaaaaaaaaaaaaaaaaaaaaaaaaaaaaaaatatatatatatatatatatatatatatatatatatatatatatatatatatatatatatatatatatatatatatatatatatatatatatatatatatatatatatatatcctctggTTTTATTCCGATTACTCGACATCTTTTCACAGTTTACTGGGCTGACCGTTTTCAGTTTGACAATTTTCAGTCAGCTGGTGATAGTCGTCTGGTTTGCCACGCTTCAGCTGGAAATAAAGGTGATTATGAATTAGAGCAAATAAGTTACTCACATACATGAAAATgttcaaaataatgaaagtgcATTATATTTCACTTAAGGTAAGACTTACACACCTCATGGTAGTAAGCCCTCACGGTTAGCAAGAAGTAGGTCCACATGAAGATAACTGCACCGTGAAAGTAAGCATAGACGATCATCAAAACTAAGTTCAGTACACTCAAGAATGCGACAACAGTACCGCAGAGGGTGATGTGTAAGATTATGCATATAAGGTTCTTGATCAGGAAGGGACCCATGAGACAATGGTTGTTCTGAAATgcataagatgatgatgatgatgatgatgataataataataataataataataataataacaataatatttcaaaagacaggtttcatgCCTATACAAGTCAGAGCATGCACAACCTATTGGTAGTTGCGGCGCGAAATTTTTGGGAGTGATTTTGTAACAGATATATAAAGTATCATAATCACAAAATATAAAGTTCTACAATTAGCAATCTACATATCAAATATCTGGCACTGTTATGAATATTTTCATGGTCGACAAATGTGACATATGTTAACAGGTAGCCCAAATTATTGAACTTAGGGTGTGTGCTTACCTTTCTCACTCCATGGATCATCATGCTGGAGCAGACGCACTGTATCACGGAACTGATCATCAGTCCTATGAGGAAACCATAAActgtggagagaaaaaataaaattatatatatatatatatatatatatatatatatatatatatatatatatatatatatatatatatatatatatatatatatatatatatatatatatatatatatatatatatatatatatatatagggtggtCCGGAAACCAGTTCAGACTTTGAtgaaatcaatatatatatatatatatatatatatatatatatatatatatatatatatatatatatatatatatatatatatatatatatatatatatatatatatatatatatatatattatcactattctacataaaataataaatttccTGGCAAGAAATTCTGTAGAAAATAGTGCATAATTTAGTTGTATGATGAACACACGAATTCATGAAGCTATCGACTTGCTTCTTCATTGTTTTGAACGacatgtagatttttttttttctgaataaccTCGCTGGCAGGAGCATCCTTACCGCTTAACGCTAAATGTTACGTTCAGTTTCTTTGGTGTCAAATTGCATGGTATCAACTAATCAACATTCTTTTAGTGTTTAAATTGTTAGCACAAGTTCAGTGACTTATGagtatcaataaataaatgtgtgtagCAATAGTGAAAGAggcaacaactctctctctctctctctctctctctctctctctctctctctctctctctctctctctctctctctctctctctctctctctctctctctctctctttaggaaaGGACACAAACATtaagattttgtttttgtttttgtgtacgtgcataaaatgagaaaaaaataccagtTCGTTTATATTTCGTTTACAACAATGCAGTTCAACGCTGAAAACGTACCAACTGTCGACAGTTGCTCTCCAAATTTTTTATTCACCATGCCAGTCGTATGTGAGCACACCATGTCCATCATGTTGTTCTCTACTAATGCGAATAAAAATACTGCCATTATGAATCCAAGAATGGCTCCaatctggaaaaagaaaaaaaacaaaaaatcctcAGAAAACCAAACTCCAATAGACTATAACTTGTAATATCATGAGTCCATTATACCAATTTTACATCCAAATACACATTAAAGGTTTTCTAAATAAGGGCAGGGACAGAATATTATGAGATTCATCGAACCAAGTTTCCgtatcaaaacaaaaaaatgaaagatgaccATTAGATATGAACAACATTCCCATTCAACCGTATGACATCTGCAACCACATGAAACTATCAGTAAACAGGTCTTACCACTTCCAGAGAGCCCAGCACAAGGCATCCCGTCCTCCTGGTGAAGCAGCACAAGGCAACGGGCTCCCACATCTGGAAAACGGGCAACAGTagttacacacaaacacacacacacacacacacacacacacacacacaca from the Scylla paramamosain isolate STU-SP2022 chromosome 5, ASM3559412v1, whole genome shotgun sequence genome contains:
- the LOC135100425 gene encoding uncharacterized protein LOC135100425 isoform X1 — translated: MRLEMSFQSFVFIIPPRCGRDDIRSRWLIGELSCSRGGYEGCNTSPMRTSTPGNKNLVDGGDGRKIGEALVSIEMWEPVALCCFTRRTGCLVLGSLEVIGAILGFIMAVFLFALVENNMMDMVCSHTTGMVNKKFGEQLSTVVYGFLIGLMISSVIQCVCSSMMIHGVRKNNHCLMGPFLIKNLICIILHITLCGTVVAFLSVLNLVLMIVYAYFHGAVIFMWTYFLLTVRAYYHELKRGKPDDYHQLTENCQTENGQPSKL
- the LOC135100425 gene encoding uncharacterized protein LOC135100425 isoform X2, with protein sequence MWEPVALCCFTRRTGCLVLGSLEVIGAILGFIMAVFLFALVENNMMDMVCSHTTGMVNKKFGEQLSTVVYGFLIGLMISSVIQCVCSSMMIHGVRKNNHCLMGPFLIKNLICIILHITLCGTVVAFLSVLNLVLMIVYAYFHGAVIFMWTYFLLTVRAYYHELKRGKPDDYHQLTENCQTENGQPSKL